The Lonchura striata isolate bLonStr1 chromosome 7, bLonStr1.mat, whole genome shotgun sequence genome window below encodes:
- the LOC144246568 gene encoding lysosomal acid lipase/cholesteryl ester hydrolase-like, which yields MWCLLVLLCSQGIAFSAGFTAASTAGVDTSRSKKSRNPECFMNVSEIIRYHGYPSEEYEVTTEDGYILAVYRIPAGRNDQNTGQRPAVFLQHAFLGDATHWISNLPNNSLGFVLADAGYDVWLGNSRGNTWSLKHKTLKPCQKEFWQFSFNEMGKYDIPAVLNFIMNKTGQKDVYYVGHSEGSTAGFIAFYTYPELAKRVKVFFALGPVTACPHATSPLIKLTNLPGPLLRLVFGCKGVAHQIEFLKGPVTQLCTSLDRFCAHVLCYIAGGSVKNINTSRVDMYVGHSPAGTSAHNIFHWRQLAHTDRFQAYDYGSKENMKKYNQTAPPEYKIEEIKIPIAVWSAGQDTFADPTDMARLLSRITNLIYHENFPAWGHLDFIWGLDATEKMYLKIIELLRKYF from the exons ATGTGGTGCCTCCTcgtgctgctctgctctcaaGGAATTGCCTTTTCAGCAGGATTCACAGCAGCCTCCACTGCAGGTGTTGACACAAGCCGCAGCAAGAAGAGCCGCAACCCGGAATGTTTCATGAATGTT AGTGAAATCATCAGATATCATGGATACCCCAGTGAGGAGTATGAAGTTACAACAGAGGATGGATACATTCTTGCTGTTTACAGAATTCCCGCTGGGAGGAATGACCAAAACACAG GGCAAAGGCCTGCAGTGTTCCTGCAACATGCTTTTCTAGGAGATGCTACTCACTGGATTTCCAACCTCCCCAACAACAGCTTGGGCTTCGTGCTGGCAGATGCTGGCTATGATGTCTGGTTGGGAAACAGCAGAGGGAACACCTGGTCTTTAAAACACAAGACCCTTAAGCCCTGCCAGAAGGAGTTCTGGCAGTTCAG CTTCAATGAAATGGGTAAATATGATATTCCAGCAGTGCTGAACTTCATCATGAATAAAACTGGACAGAAGGATGTTTACTATGTTGGTCACTCTGAAGGGTCAACTGCAG GCTTCATAGCATTTTATACATACCCTGAGCTGGCTAAACGGGTGAAAGTGTTCTTTGCTCTGGGCCCTGTAACTGCATGCCCACATGCTACAAGCCCTCTGATTAAGTTAACAAATCTTCCTGGACCACTGCTCAGG ttGGTGTTTGGCTGCAAAGGAGTTGCACACCAGATCGAGTTTCTGAAAGGACCCGTGACACAGCTCTGTACAAGCCTGGATAGGTTTTGTGCCCATGTTCTCTGTTACATAGCTGGaggcagtgtaaaaaatatCAACACG AGTCGAGTGGATATGTATGTAGGACATTCCCCAGCTGGAACATCGGCACACAACATTTTTCATTGGCGACAG CTAGCACATACAGACCGGTTTCAAGCTTATGACTATGGCTCTAAGGAAAACATGAAGAAATACAACCAG ACTGCTCCTCCTGAGTACAAGATAGAGGAGATAAAGATACCAATTGCTGTTTGGAGTGCTGGACAGGACACATTTGCAGACCCAACAGACATGGCAAGGCTACTTTCTCGGATTACTAATCTCATTTACCATGAGAATTTTCCTGCATGGGGACATCTTGATTTTATCTGGGGCCTTGATGCAACTGAAAAAATGTATCTGAAAATCATTgaattattaagaaaatatttttga
- the ANKRD22 gene encoding ankyrin repeat domain-containing protein 22, translating into MGILYSEPICQAAYNNDFNKVHLLLEGNSNCLNVQDSFLGDTPLICACRQGNNRIVNYLLRKHADVNLRNKKHRTCLHYAVRKRFTFLDYVLIIILMPVMLIGYLLMVSKTKQNEHLVKMLLRSGVDVNATDFSGNTALHYACEMKNQAVIPLLLEAHADTSVKNQDGETPLDIARRLQFHSIESMIRKDS; encoded by the exons CCCATCTGCCAGGCAGCTTATAACAACGATTTCAATAAAGTTCATCTCCTTTTGGAGGGCAACAGCAACTGTTTGAATGTACAGGACAGCTTCCTTGGAGACACGCCCTTAATTTGTGCATGTAGACAAGGAAACAACAGGATAGTGAATTATCTTCTTAGGAAACATGCTGATGTCAACCTCAGAAACAAG AAGCACCGCACTTGCCTCCATTATGCTGTGAGAAAACGTTTCACCTTCCTTGACTATGTGCTCATCATAATCCTCATGCCAGTTATGCTCATTGGATATCTTCTCATG GTCTCAAAGACAAAACAGAATGAACACCTGGTCAAGATGTTGCTTAGATCTGGAGTCGATGTGAATGCTACAGACTTT TCTGGCAACACAGCCCTTCACTATGCTTGTGAAATGAAAAACCAGGCAGTCATTCCTCTACTGCTTGAAGCTCATGCAGACACTTCTGTAAAGAATCAG GATGGGGAGACTCCCTTAGATATAGCAAGAAGATTGCAGTTCCACAGCATTGAAAGCATGATAAGAAAAGATTCTTAG